One genomic region from Chloroherpetonaceae bacterium encodes:
- the proC gene encoding pyrroline-5-carboxylate reductase, translating to MKKLGIIGYGKLGEAIANGLIKQAIVSPNDMMASVRRESSLLKRQSENVNSLASIEFGRNNQSIAQSCKTILLAVKPQNVEAVLNDIDSVLTEEHLLISVAASVTTSYIETRLSKPVPVIRAMPNTPSVINAGMTALSKGKFATEEQLAFSKTLFDAIGKTVIVEEYLMDGVTALSASGPAYIYVVIEALAEAGVKLGIPRDVSTLLAAQTMYGASKLVLETNIHPAVLKDSVTTPAGCTIDGLLELEEGGLRVTLIKAVVKAAERASELVKK from the coding sequence ATGAAGAAACTTGGAATTATCGGTTATGGAAAACTTGGAGAAGCCATTGCAAATGGACTAATTAAGCAAGCGATCGTTTCACCCAACGATATGATGGCAAGCGTACGCCGCGAAAGTTCGCTCTTAAAACGACAATCCGAAAATGTTAACTCCCTCGCTTCAATTGAGTTTGGGCGAAATAACCAGAGTATCGCACAATCTTGTAAAACCATCCTCTTGGCCGTAAAACCCCAAAACGTTGAAGCCGTACTTAACGACATTGATTCCGTTCTCACCGAAGAACATCTGCTCATCAGCGTGGCAGCTTCTGTAACCACAAGCTATATCGAAACACGCCTCTCAAAACCTGTGCCGGTCATTCGTGCAATGCCAAATACGCCGAGCGTCATCAATGCCGGAATGACCGCGCTTTCGAAAGGAAAATTTGCGACCGAAGAGCAACTCGCCTTTTCAAAAACCCTCTTTGATGCCATTGGGAAAACGGTGATTGTCGAAGAATATTTAATGGATGGTGTTACGGCACTCTCGGCAAGCGGCCCGGCATATATTTATGTTGTCATTGAAGCACTTGCCGAAGCAGGCGTGAAACTTGGAATCCCACGCGATGTCTCAACCTTGCTTGCCGCGCAAACAATGTACGGCGCATCAAAATTGGTGCTTGAAACCAATATTCATCCCGCCGTGCTTAAAGACAGCGTTACAACTCCCGCCGGATGCACAATCGACGGGCTTTTGGAATTGGAAGAAGGCGGACTTCGTGTTACTTTAATCAAAGCCGTTGTAAAAGCAGCCGAAAGAGCCTCAGAATTGGTCAAGAAATAA
- a CDS encoding type II toxin-antitoxin system RelE/ParE family toxin, with translation MIEIHPEAEKEYFEALLYYKEKSPKAAQMFADEFESILFKISAFPSIGIQYKNDFRKFSSI, from the coding sequence ATGATTGAAATCCACCCCGAAGCAGAAAAGGAGTATTTCGAAGCGCTGCTTTACTACAAAGAAAAATCACCTAAAGCAGCTCAAATGTTTGCAGATGAATTTGAAAGTATACTATTTAAAATTAGTGCTTTTCCCAGTATAGGAATTCAATACAAAAATGATTTTCGAAAATTCAGCAGTATTTAA
- a CDS encoding PLP-dependent aspartate aminotransferase family protein: MSEGANQNAKMKLETGLIHLGDEFNTTSAVAPPIWQTSTYLAPEDPAAFSELAASINPTEFYSRHGNPTNAQVQAIIASLEHAEAALVTASGMGAVSAAVFASVKAGEHVVTQKILYAASMILFRDLLPKYGVEVTFVEATDTAAFEKAIRPNTKLIYLETPVNPLMTLTDLKAVSALAKKRGITTICDNTFASPINQRPIDLGIDVVIHSATKFLGGHSDLTAGAICGTKEFVKAAWRMMIIFGSSLASFDSWLLLRGLRTLSLRMERINANAIALADYLVSHPNIETVHFPFLKTHPQLSLAKSQMLGPSGMMSFEVRGESEEEKFDNAQSLLKKLRFPKNAVSLGGVETLIVHPASMWRYHYTPEQRKASGIGLGLIRLSVGIEHIDDLIGDFREAL, encoded by the coding sequence ATGAGCGAAGGAGCAAATCAAAACGCAAAGATGAAACTCGAAACCGGCTTAATTCATCTTGGCGACGAGTTCAATACCACCTCTGCTGTTGCGCCGCCAATTTGGCAAACCTCAACTTATCTTGCACCTGAAGACCCTGCGGCATTTTCGGAACTTGCCGCTTCAATCAACCCCACCGAATTCTACTCTCGCCACGGCAACCCAACGAACGCGCAGGTTCAAGCCATCATTGCATCGCTTGAACATGCAGAAGCGGCCTTGGTTACGGCTTCCGGGATGGGTGCGGTTTCAGCGGCGGTTTTTGCATCTGTAAAAGCGGGCGAGCACGTGGTTACGCAAAAAATCCTCTATGCGGCATCGATGATTCTTTTTCGCGATCTCTTGCCGAAGTATGGCGTTGAAGTCACATTTGTAGAGGCCACCGATACCGCCGCCTTTGAAAAAGCCATTCGCCCGAATACAAAACTCATTTATCTTGAAACACCGGTGAACCCCCTTATGACGCTCACCGACTTAAAAGCCGTTTCTGCACTTGCCAAAAAACGCGGCATCACCACCATTTGCGATAATACTTTTGCAAGCCCAATCAATCAACGGCCAATCGACTTAGGAATCGATGTGGTGATTCATAGCGCGACAAAATTTTTAGGCGGTCACTCCGATCTCACCGCCGGCGCCATTTGCGGCACAAAAGAATTTGTGAAGGCCGCGTGGCGAATGATGATTATTTTTGGCTCTTCGCTTGCTTCATTCGATTCGTGGCTGTTGCTTCGTGGGCTTCGCACGCTTTCGCTTCGAATGGAGCGAATTAACGCCAATGCGATTGCACTTGCCGACTATTTAGTTTCTCACCCCAACATTGAAACGGTTCATTTTCCATTTTTGAAAACTCATCCTCAACTCTCTTTAGCAAAATCGCAAATGCTTGGGCCATCGGGAATGATGAGCTTTGAAGTCAGAGGTGAAAGTGAAGAGGAAAAATTCGATAATGCACAGTCGCTTCTTAAAAAACTGCGATTCCCGAAAAATGCCGTGAGCTTGGGCGGAGTGGAAACGCTGATTGTTCATCCGGCGTCAATGTGGCGATATCACTACACGCCCGAACAGCGAAAGGCATCAGGCATTGGACTGGGGCTCATTCGTCTTTCAGTAGGAATTGAGCACATCGATGATTTAATCGGGGATTTTCGGGAGGCGCTGTGA
- the metG gene encoding methionine--tRNA ligase, with amino-acid sequence MTQVFKRTLVTTALPYANGPLHLGHLAGTFIPADIFVRYKKLRGEEIIHIGGSDEHGVPITLLAEKEGLSPQAIVDRYHNMQKEVLAKLNIELDNFSRTSLPIHHDTTQEFFRDIEAKGIFVKKTEKQFYDEKSQKFLADRYVVGTCPVCGNTEANGDQCENCGTYLSPQELINPKSKLTGETPILKETMHWYFPLGRYQKALEEMIDDREKNSHWRHNVLNYTREWLRRGLGDRAITRDMAWGVPVPSESSDAKGKVIYVWFDAVLGYISSTKEWAHKIGQPEKWREYWLQGDTRLIHFIGKDNVVFHALMFPAMLMAKNEANSKEKYVLVDQIPASEFINIEGKKFSKSRGYAVYAHEFLEKFPADTLRYMIAINYPENRDTDFSWNDFQNRINGELADTLGNFVKRAVDFSNSRFAGEVQADITPEKWNSLGIDWNKIREELEANYEGVHIKEAAFLAMEVARTANKFLTDSEPWKVIKSNPEAAKESLAVSLNLCFSLSMIFYPILPQASQAIQLMLGVSPSEIEWYKAFSPSLKKGHKLSGKTDVLFKKIEDKDIAPELEKIAALIKQAEADDLAKSKSKMTTEPKPEAAPVAAVENPYAIKPEITIDDFDKIDLRVATVLACEKVLKADKLLKLTVKIGDSERVILSGIAEHYTPETLIGKNIVVVANLAPRKMRGIESHGMLLAVEGEDGKVNVVFPSGESINGRRVK; translated from the coding sequence ATGACGCAAGTATTTAAACGAACCCTTGTTACTACCGCTCTCCCCTATGCCAATGGCCCGCTGCACTTGGGGCACTTGGCCGGAACTTTCATTCCTGCTGATATTTTTGTTCGGTATAAAAAACTGCGGGGCGAGGAAATCATTCACATTGGAGGAAGCGATGAACACGGCGTTCCGATTACACTCTTAGCCGAAAAAGAAGGACTTTCCCCGCAAGCAATTGTGGATAGATACCACAATATGCAAAAGGAAGTACTTGCAAAGTTGAATATTGAGCTCGATAATTTTTCGAGAACATCGCTCCCAATTCATCACGATACCACGCAGGAATTCTTCCGAGACATTGAAGCAAAAGGCATTTTCGTCAAAAAAACTGAAAAGCAATTTTATGACGAAAAGTCTCAAAAGTTTTTGGCCGATCGGTATGTTGTGGGCACTTGCCCCGTTTGTGGAAACACCGAGGCCAATGGCGACCAGTGTGAAAACTGCGGAACCTATTTAAGCCCTCAAGAACTTATCAACCCCAAAAGCAAACTCACCGGAGAAACACCGATTCTGAAAGAAACAATGCATTGGTACTTTCCGCTTGGGCGTTATCAAAAAGCCTTGGAGGAAATGATTGATGACCGTGAAAAAAATAGTCATTGGCGGCACAATGTCTTGAATTATACCCGTGAATGGCTTCGCCGCGGGCTTGGCGATAGAGCCATCACGCGCGATATGGCGTGGGGTGTTCCCGTACCTTCCGAAAGCTCCGATGCCAAGGGAAAAGTGATTTATGTGTGGTTCGATGCGGTTTTAGGATACATTTCCTCAACAAAAGAATGGGCGCATAAAATTGGGCAGCCCGAAAAGTGGCGTGAATATTGGCTTCAGGGCGATACAAGGCTCATTCATTTTATCGGGAAAGATAACGTGGTTTTCCACGCCTTGATGTTTCCTGCGATGTTGATGGCCAAGAATGAAGCGAACTCAAAAGAGAAATATGTTTTGGTGGATCAAATTCCCGCTTCGGAGTTTATCAATATTGAAGGAAAGAAGTTTTCGAAGTCGCGTGGGTATGCGGTGTATGCCCACGAATTCTTAGAGAAATTCCCTGCGGATACGCTTCGCTACATGATTGCGATTAATTACCCAGAAAACCGCGATACCGATTTCAGTTGGAATGATTTTCAAAATCGCATCAATGGCGAGCTCGCCGATACACTTGGGAATTTTGTGAAGCGTGCCGTCGATTTCTCCAATTCCCGCTTTGCAGGAGAAGTACAGGCAGATATTACTCCTGAAAAGTGGAATTCATTGGGAATTGATTGGAATAAAATTAGAGAAGAACTCGAAGCCAATTATGAAGGTGTTCATATTAAGGAGGCTGCCTTTTTAGCGATGGAAGTGGCACGAACCGCCAATAAATTTCTTACGGATTCAGAGCCTTGGAAAGTGATAAAATCAAATCCAGAAGCCGCGAAAGAATCGCTTGCCGTTTCACTTAATTTATGCTTTTCTCTTTCGATGATCTTTTACCCAATTTTACCTCAAGCTTCACAGGCCATTCAATTAATGCTTGGTGTCTCGCCGAGTGAAATTGAATGGTACAAAGCATTCTCTCCTTCCCTCAAAAAGGGTCATAAATTATCCGGAAAAACCGATGTCCTCTTCAAAAAGATTGAGGATAAAGACATTGCTCCTGAACTTGAAAAAATTGCCGCTTTAATCAAACAAGCGGAAGCCGATGATCTTGCAAAATCAAAATCGAAAATGACCACAGAACCAAAACCGGAAGCCGCACCCGTAGCAGCCGTTGAAAATCCTTATGCCATCAAGCCTGAAATCACGATTGATGATTTCGATAAAATTGACTTGCGGGTTGCCACTGTTCTCGCCTGCGAAAAAGTCCTGAAGGCTGATAAACTGCTCAAGCTTACGGTTAAAATTGGTGACTCGGAGCGCGTGATTCTTTCGGGCATTGCCGAGCACTATACACCAGAGACCTTAATCGGAAAAAATATTGTGGTGGTGGCTAATCTTGCGCCTCGCAAAATGCGCGGCATTGAATCGCACGGAATGCTTTTGGCTGTTGAGGGTGAAGATGGAAAAGTGAATGTGGTATTTCCTTCCGGAGAATCGATAAACGGGCGGAGAGTGAAATAA